A region from the Streptomyces lydicus genome encodes:
- a CDS encoding helix-turn-helix transcriptional regulator, with protein MKYASEDQEGPAVDPTAGPAASAPEQAEQRAPDAAPAPAPHDEAQGTRNRVARSILDHGPSTAAELALRLRLTQAAVRRHLDALAAEGVVEPREKRVYGARGRGRPAKSFALTDCGRDAFDQAYDQLASDALRWIAQSAGGGEQGEAAVAAFARARFAAQAEGYRKAVESAEPQARTEALAKALTADGYAATARSAPNPQLGEQLCQHHCPVAHVAEQYPQLCEAETEVFSRLLGTHVQRLATIAHGDGVCTTFVPKAGAGKAAHSTARTSKTTTASASTAGRNPA; from the coding sequence GTGAAATACGCGAGCGAGGATCAGGAAGGGCCCGCGGTCGACCCGACCGCAGGGCCGGCCGCCTCCGCGCCCGAGCAGGCTGAGCAGCGCGCGCCGGACGCCGCGCCCGCCCCGGCGCCGCACGACGAAGCGCAGGGCACCCGCAACCGGGTCGCCCGCTCCATCCTCGACCACGGTCCGTCCACCGCGGCCGAGCTGGCCCTGCGGCTGCGGCTGACCCAGGCCGCGGTGCGCCGGCATCTGGACGCGCTGGCCGCCGAAGGTGTCGTCGAGCCCCGTGAGAAGCGGGTCTACGGCGCGCGTGGCCGCGGCCGCCCGGCGAAGTCCTTCGCCCTCACCGACTGCGGGCGGGACGCCTTCGACCAGGCCTACGACCAGCTCGCCTCCGATGCGCTGCGCTGGATCGCGCAGAGCGCGGGAGGCGGCGAGCAGGGCGAGGCCGCCGTAGCGGCATTCGCCCGCGCGCGGTTCGCCGCCCAGGCCGAGGGCTACCGCAAGGCGGTCGAGAGCGCGGAGCCACAGGCCCGTACCGAGGCCCTGGCGAAGGCATTGACCGCGGACGGGTACGCTGCTACGGCGCGCAGCGCCCCCAATCCCCAGCTCGGTGAGCAGCTCTGCCAGCACCACTGCCCGGTCGCCCATGTCGCCGAGCAGTACCCGCAGCTGTGCGAGGCGGAGACCGAGGTCTTCTCCCGTTTGCTCGGGACCCACGTACAGCGGCTCGCCACCATCGCCCACGGCGACGGGGTGTGCACGACCTTCGTCCCGAAGGCCGGTGCCGGCAAGGCCGCGCACAGCACCGCACGCACCAGCAAGACCACCACAGCATCTGCAAGCACGGCCGGGAGGAACCCCGCATGA
- the sufB gene encoding Fe-S cluster assembly protein SufB — translation MTLPTETAHPELEGLGKYEYGWADSDVAGASAKRGLSEAVVRDISAKKNEPEWMLKLRLKGLKLFDKKPMPNWGSDLSGIDFDNIKYFVRSTEQQAASWEDLPEDIKNTYDKLGIPEAEKQRLVAGVAAQYESEVVYHQIREDLEEQGVLFLDTDTALKEHPELFQEYFGTVIPVGDNKFASLNTAVWSGGSFIYVPKGVHVDIPLQAYFRINTENMGQFERTLIIVDEDAYVHYVEGCTAPIYKSDSLHSAVVEIIVKKGGRCRYTTIQNWSNNVYNLVTKRAVAYEGATMEWVDGNLGSKVTMKYPAVYLMGEHAKGETLSIAFAGEGQHQDAGSKMVHMAPNTSSNIVSKSVARGGGRTSYRGLVEIGEGAAGSKSNVLCDALLVDTISRSDTYPYVDVREDDVSMGHEATVSKVSEDQLFYLMARGLTEFEAMAMIVRGFVEPIARELPMEYALELNRLIELQMEGAVG, via the coding sequence ATGACGCTCCCCACGGAGACTGCTCACCCCGAGCTCGAGGGCCTGGGCAAGTACGAATACGGCTGGGCCGACTCCGACGTGGCCGGCGCTTCCGCGAAGCGCGGTCTCTCCGAGGCCGTCGTCCGCGACATCTCGGCGAAGAAGAACGAGCCGGAGTGGATGCTCAAGCTCCGCCTCAAGGGCCTGAAGCTGTTCGACAAGAAGCCCATGCCGAACTGGGGCTCGGACCTGTCGGGCATCGACTTCGACAACATCAAGTACTTCGTCCGCTCCACGGAGCAGCAGGCCGCCTCCTGGGAGGACCTGCCCGAGGACATCAAGAACACCTACGACAAGCTCGGCATCCCCGAGGCGGAGAAGCAGCGCCTGGTCGCCGGTGTCGCGGCCCAGTACGAGTCCGAGGTCGTCTACCACCAGATCCGTGAGGACCTGGAGGAGCAGGGCGTCCTGTTCCTGGACACCGACACCGCGCTCAAGGAGCACCCGGAGCTCTTCCAGGAGTACTTCGGCACGGTCATCCCGGTCGGCGACAACAAGTTCGCGTCGCTGAACACCGCGGTGTGGTCCGGCGGCTCGTTCATCTACGTCCCCAAGGGTGTCCACGTCGACATCCCGCTGCAGGCCTACTTCCGGATCAACACCGAGAACATGGGCCAGTTCGAGCGGACGCTGATCATCGTCGACGAGGACGCCTACGTCCACTACGTCGAGGGCTGCACGGCGCCGATCTACAAGTCGGACTCGCTGCACTCCGCGGTCGTCGAGATCATCGTGAAGAAGGGCGGCCGCTGCCGCTACACGACCATCCAGAACTGGTCGAACAATGTCTACAACCTGGTGACCAAGCGCGCCGTCGCCTACGAGGGCGCGACCATGGAGTGGGTCGACGGCAACCTCGGCTCCAAGGTGACGATGAAGTACCCGGCGGTCTACCTCATGGGCGAGCACGCCAAGGGCGAGACCCTGTCCATCGCCTTCGCGGGCGAGGGCCAGCACCAGGACGCCGGTTCCAAGATGGTCCACATGGCGCCGAACACCTCCTCCAACATCGTCTCCAAGTCGGTGGCGCGAGGCGGCGGCCGGACCTCCTACCGCGGTCTGGTCGAGATCGGCGAGGGTGCCGCGGGCTCCAAGTCCAACGTGCTGTGTGACGCCCTCCTGGTGGACACCATCTCGCGCTCGGACACCTACCCCTACGTCGACGTCCGCGAGGACGACGTCTCCATGGGCCACGAGGCGACCGTCTCCAAGGTCAGCGAGGACCAGCTCTTCTACCTGATGGCCCGCGGCCTGACGGAGTTCGAGGCCATGGCGATGATCGTGCGCGGCTTCGTCGAGCCGATCGCCCGTGAGCTGCCGATGGAGTACGCGCTGGAGCTGAACCGGCTGATCGAGCTGCAGATGGAAGGCGCGGTCGGCTGA
- the sufD gene encoding Fe-S cluster assembly protein SufD, which yields MAEAQNSPSLGSARAGGPPPAGSTTTGSLAVAAESTVATRMSAPPSYDVADFPVPHGREEEWRFTPLARLKGLHDGSAEAGGPDLKIDIAAPEGVTHELVDRDDPRVGKAGTPVDRVAAQAYSSFEKASVISVPKEAQLSEPIRITVHGEGGTAYAHQVIELGAFAEAVVVIDHTGDAVLAANVDYLLGDGAKLTVVSVQDWDDRAVHTGQHNALVGRDAGFKSVIVTFGGDLVRLHPRVTYAGPGGEAEFYGLYFTEQGQHHEHRLFVDHEASNCRSHVVYKGALQGDDAHAVWIGDVLIRASATGTDTYELNRNLVLTDGARVDSVPNLEIETGEIVGAGHASATGRFDDEQLFYLMARGIPADEARRLVVRGFFAELVQQIGLPDVEERLMSKIEAELEASAA from the coding sequence ATGGCTGAGGCTCAGAACTCCCCCTCTCTCGGCTCCGCTCGAGCGGGGGGACCCCCACCGGCAGGCTCCACGACCACCGGCTCTCTCGCGGTGGCCGCGGAGTCCACCGTCGCCACCCGGATGAGCGCCCCGCCGTCCTACGACGTGGCGGACTTCCCGGTGCCGCACGGCCGCGAGGAGGAGTGGCGCTTCACGCCCCTCGCGCGCCTCAAGGGCCTGCACGACGGCAGCGCCGAGGCGGGCGGTCCCGACCTGAAGATCGACATCGCCGCTCCGGAGGGTGTCACGCACGAGCTGGTCGACCGTGACGACCCGCGGGTCGGCAAGGCCGGCACGCCCGTCGACCGGGTCGCCGCCCAGGCGTACAGCTCGTTCGAGAAGGCGTCGGTGATCTCGGTCCCCAAGGAGGCCCAGCTCTCCGAGCCGATCCGGATCACCGTCCACGGCGAGGGCGGCACGGCCTACGCCCACCAGGTCATCGAGCTCGGCGCGTTCGCCGAGGCGGTCGTGGTCATCGACCACACCGGTGACGCGGTGCTCGCCGCCAATGTCGACTACCTCCTCGGTGACGGCGCCAAGCTGACCGTCGTCTCCGTCCAGGACTGGGACGACCGGGCCGTCCACACCGGGCAGCACAACGCCCTGGTCGGCCGGGACGCCGGCTTCAAGTCCGTGATCGTCACCTTCGGCGGCGACCTCGTCCGGCTGCACCCGCGCGTCACCTACGCGGGCCCCGGCGGCGAGGCCGAGTTCTACGGTCTGTACTTCACCGAGCAGGGCCAGCACCACGAGCACCGGCTCTTCGTCGACCACGAGGCGTCCAACTGCCGCTCCCACGTCGTCTACAAGGGCGCACTGCAGGGCGACGACGCGCACGCCGTGTGGATCGGCGACGTGCTGATCCGCGCCTCGGCCACCGGCACCGACACCTACGAGCTCAACCGCAACCTCGTCCTCACGGACGGCGCGCGGGTCGACTCGGTCCCCAACCTGGAGATCGAGACCGGCGAGATCGTCGGCGCCGGCCACGCCTCGGCGACCGGCCGCTTCGACGACGAGCAGCTCTTCTACCTCATGGCCCGCGGCATCCCGGCCGACGAGGCCCGCCGGCTGGTCGTCCGCGGCTTCTTCGCCGAGCTGGTCCAGCAGATCGGCCTCCCGGACGTCGAAGAGCGCCTGATGAGCAAGATCGAGGCCGAGCTGGAAGCGTCCGCGGCATGA
- a CDS encoding non-heme iron oxygenase ferredoxin subunit: protein MTYVRAAALSELEEDTPKRVELDGTPVSLVRTEGEVFAINDICSHANVSLSEGEVEDCSIECWLHGSSFDLRTGKPSGLPATRPVPVYPVKIEGDDVLVSVTQES, encoded by the coding sequence ATGACCTACGTACGCGCAGCGGCGCTGAGCGAGCTGGAGGAGGACACCCCCAAGCGGGTGGAACTCGACGGCACGCCCGTTTCCCTGGTCCGCACCGAGGGCGAGGTGTTCGCGATCAACGACATCTGCTCGCACGCCAACGTCTCCCTCTCCGAGGGGGAGGTCGAGGACTGCTCGATCGAGTGCTGGCTGCACGGTTCGAGCTTCGACCTGCGCACCGGCAAGCCGAGCGGCCTTCCCGCGACGCGCCCCGTCCCCGTATACCCCGTCAAGATCGAAGGGGACGACGTGCTCGTCTCCGTCACCCAGGAGTCCTGA